The following proteins are encoded in a genomic region of Enoplosus armatus isolate fEnoArm2 chromosome 11, fEnoArm2.hap1, whole genome shotgun sequence:
- the LOC139292192 gene encoding olfactory receptor 11H2-like, translating into MDVELNGTYITLGGHVEVNKYRYLYFLIMLTVYILIICSNSTIVYLIWIHKNLHEPMYIFIAALLLNCVLYSTTIYPKLLIDFLSEKQIISYSACLFQFYVFYSIGSSEFLLLSGMAYDRYVSICKPLQYPTIMRKTTVSIFLVLSWLLPASHIAVPVILSAETKLCNVTLQGIFCNNAIYRLQCVKSSVIAIYGVVALIDLAILPMLFIIFTYTKILIISYRSCKEVRKKAAETCLPHLLVLISFSCLSAYDISIARVESNFPKTARLIMMLQIVLYHPLFNPLIYGLKMKEISKHLKRLFCPAKII; encoded by the coding sequence ATGGATGTTGAGTTAAATGGAACATATATAACTCTTGGAGGGCATGTGGAAGTTAACAAATACAgatatctttattttttgattatGCTCACAGTATATATTCTAATAATATGCAGTAATTCTACCATTGTGTACCTTATCTGGATACACAAAAACCTCCATGAGCCTATGTACATCTTCATTGCAGCTCTGTTACTGAACTGTGTTCTTTACAGTACTACCATTTACCCAAAGCTTCTGATTGACTTTTTATCTGAGAAACAGATCATATCTTATTCAGCCTGTCTCTTCcaattttatgtgttttattctaTAGGCAGCTCAGAGTTCTTACTGCTGTCAGGCATGGCCTATGACAGGTATGTGTCTATATGTAAACCTCTGCAATATCCAACTATCATGAGGAAAACCACCGTGAGCATCTTCCTGGTTTTATCTTGGCTTCTGCCTGCTAGTCATATTGCAGTCCCAGTAATACTGAGTGCTGAAACTAAACTGTGTAACGTCACTTTACAAGGAATATTTTGTAACAATGCAATTTACAGACTTCAATGTGTAAAATCAAGTGTAATTGCTATATATGGTGTAGTTGCTTTAATAGATCTCGCAATTCTCCCTATGCTCTTCATAATCTTTACGTACACAAAGATACTTATTATATCCTATCGAAGTTGTAAAGAAGTCaggaaaaaagcagcagagacatgtTTGCCCCATCTTCTAGTCTTAATCAgtttctcctgtttgagtgcGTATGATATCAGCATAGCTCGAGTCGAATCGAATTTTCCAAAAACTGCACGCTTAATAATGATGTTACAAATAGTTCTGTATCATCCTTTGTTTAATCCACTCATATACGGcctcaaaatgaaagaaatatctAAACACCTCAAAAGGTTGTTCTGTCCCGCCAAAATCATTTGA